One genomic region from Bufo bufo chromosome 3, aBufBuf1.1, whole genome shotgun sequence encodes:
- the LOC120993229 gene encoding histone H2A, sperm-like — MSGRGKKVQKAAAGKTSRSSKAGLQFPVGRIHRFLRKGNYAQRIGSGASIYMAATLEYLCAEVLELAGNAARDNKKSRILPRHIQLAVRNDEELAKLFDGVTIADGGVLPNIQAILLPKKTSKGPSSEEPKAAESQEF; from the coding sequence ATGTCTGGTCGAGGTAAGAAGGTCCAGAAGGCTGCAGCTGGTAAGACCTCCAGATCCTCTAAGGCGGGACTCCAGTTCCCAGTGGGCCGTATCCACAGGTTCCTGAGGAAGGGAAACTATGCTCAGAGGATTGGATCTGGAGCCAGCATCTATATGGCTGCCACCCTGGAATACCTGTGTGCTGAGGTCCTGGAGCTGGCGGGAAACGCGGCCAGAGACAACAAGAAATCTAGGATCCTGCCCAGACACATCCAACTGGCTGTCAGGAATGATGAGGAACTGGCCAAGCTTTTTGATGGGGTCACCATTGCAGATGGAGGGGTCCTGCCAAATATCCAAGCCATCCTACTGCCAAAGAAGACATCAAAAGGCCCATCCTCCGAAGAACCTAAAGCTGCAGAGTCTCAGGAGTTCTAA